A stretch of the Ostrea edulis chromosome 9, xbOstEdul1.1, whole genome shotgun sequence genome encodes the following:
- the LOC125658643 gene encoding uncharacterized protein LOC125658643 translates to MAAIIGSVAAMNDFLASYEEDDDLDDIFCHFRSMTCVIDDRIKCKRYYETTIRNYLPDSFKRFFKINRETLELLCRNLALHPTRTVSGGRPSIPLEKKLLMTVRYLASQETICELSDRFGILMLAGPGGYMIPKRYSVSYEVVAPYALQRYWPFEPPTIALQLAVVLKKTSY, encoded by the exons ATGGCTGCCATTATTGGTAGTGTAGCTGCGATGAATGATTTCCTCGCAAGttacgaggaagacgatgaccTAGACGACATTTTTTGCCATTTCAGGAGCATGACTTGTGTAAT AGATGACCGCATTAAGTGCAAGAGGTACTATGAGACAACAATCAGAAACTACCTGCCCGACTCTTTTAAACGTTTTTTCAAGATAAACAGAGAAACTCTTGAACTTTTGTGTAGAAATCTTGCTCTTCATCCAACACGTACTGTTTCTGGTGGAAGACCCTCAATTCCATTAGAGAAAAAACTTCTAATGACTGTAAGGTATCTGGCTTCTCAAGAAACTATTTGTGAACTAAGTGACCGCTTTGGT ATATTAATGTTGGCTGGCCCGGGAGGGTACATGATACCAAA gagatacaGCGTATCCTATGAAGTAGTGGCTCCTTACGCCTTACAGAGATACTGGCCATTTGAACCACCAACAATTGCGCTACAACTTGCAGTTGTCCTCAAAAAGACAAGTTATTGA